The following coding sequences lie in one uncultured Mailhella sp. genomic window:
- a CDS encoding helix-hairpin-helix domain-containing protein: protein MRFLLVMALLLLPLQASASVIVDLNKADASHLAELQTGVDDDLIQAIFDYRDSHGPFHKPEDLLKVPGMDEENFQQLFPFEMNGSIVIEVDEPKGISPY from the coding sequence ATGCGATTTCTTCTGGTCATGGCGCTGCTGCTGCTTCCCCTTCAGGCCTCGGCCTCCGTCATCGTCGATCTCAACAAGGCCGACGCCTCGCATCTGGCCGAGCTTCAGACCGGCGTTGACGACGACCTCATCCAGGCCATCTTCGACTATCGGGACAGTCACGGTCCCTTCCACAAGCCGGAAGACCTCCTCAAGGTGCCCGGCATGGACGAAGAAAACTTCCAGCAGCTTTTCCCTTTTGAAATGAACGGCAGCATTGTCATTGAAGTCGATGAACCCAAGGGGA